In Castanea sativa cultivar Marrone di Chiusa Pesio chromosome 6, ASM4071231v1, a single window of DNA contains:
- the LOC142640587 gene encoding copper transport protein ATX1, which translates to MGNVVELKVGLHCEDCIKKILKAIKKMQDIETYNVDTQLNKVIVTGNITNEEVIRVLQKIGKSASTWEGEEING; encoded by the exons ATGGGCAAT GTGGTGGAATTGAAGGTGGGTTTGCACTGTGAGGATTGCATTAAGAAAATCTTAAAGGCCATCAAGAAGATGCAAG ATATTGAAACATATAATGTGGATACGCAGCTCAACAAGGTCATAGTGACAGGTAACATTACCAATGAAGAAGTCATCCGAGTTCTTCAGAAAATTGGCAAATCGGCAAGCACTTGGGAGGGGGAGGAGATAAATGGTTGA
- the LOC142640586 gene encoding protein EARLY RESPONSIVE TO DEHYDRATION 15-like, whose protein sequence is MEVISQRTSSSTLNPNAPLFVPLAYRTVEDFSDQWWELVQFSPWFREYWLQERFQDPQNDPFFPDVHDPVLPDDIDSLFDDYYVDQHEEEERNIYKDLVSMGTLKWPKARAVAKVPRYMEKAPKIVSVKVSPRMIQQPR, encoded by the exons ATGGAGGTAATTTCTCAGAGAACATCGTCTTCAACTTTGAATCCCAACGCTCCGTTGTTCGTACCATTGGCTTATCGGACGGTGGAGGACTTCTCCGATCAATGGTGGGAATTGGTCCAATTTTCACCTTGGTTCCGCGAATACTGGCTCCAAGAACGCTTCCAAGATCCCCAAAATGACCCCTTCTTTCCTGATGTTCACGACCCTGTCCTCCCGGACGACATCGATTCTCTCTTCGACGATTACTACGTTGATCAAC atgaggaagaagagagaaatattTACAAGGATTTGGTTTCAATGGGGACATTGAAATGGCCGAAAGCGCGAGCTGTAGCTAAAGTGCCGAGGTATATGGAAAAAGCCCCGAAGATTGTTAGTGTTAAAGTGAGCCCTCGGATGATTCAGCAGCCGAGGTAA
- the LOC142638502 gene encoding staphylococcal-like nuclease CAN2, whose amino-acid sequence MGNALRFLYGHCCKPTTAGDSESLGHHGVSAATVGVSALAHDLFHFEITSQVPEGLSKHVVSSKKAQANWYRKILEAWKAAKPPPKTPEEASRLVIETLKRHQKADVEGLLAFYGLPLPHTLVKPSAGAPTSLPAGVKYEFQTLPVDAKAVADGDTVTVYVSTTDPRESSCVPREVHVAAVQRSQARAEKNYTKADAIHKKIIDSGYRVLNFQNNDEILARKYRIRLRGIDAPESSMPYGKEAKEELTKIVQGKCLRVLVYGEDRYGRCVGDIYCNGKFVQEFMLKKGFAWHYTAYDQRPELATWEKEAQAKRVGLWASSNPEKPWEWRKDKREGR is encoded by the exons ATGGGAAACGCCTTAAGGTTCTTATATGGCCATTGTTGTAAGCCCACAACAGCTGGGGACTCCGAATCACTTGGACATCATGGTGTGTCGGCTGCCACCGTTGGTGTTTCTGCTCTAGCCCATGATCTCTTTCACTTTGAGATCACCTCccag GTCCCGGAAGGACTCAGCAAGCATGTTGTCTCGTCTAAGAAGGCTCAAGCTAATTG GTACAGAAAAATATTAGAGGCATGGAAAGCAGCTAAACCACCTCCAAAAACACCTGAAGAAGCTTCTAGGCTTGTCATTGAGACTCTGAAGAGACACCAAAAAGCAGATGTTGAG GGTTTGTTAGCCTTCTATGGTCTCCCTCTTCCTCATACCCTAGTCAAACCTAGTGCTGGGGCCCCAACATCATTGCCAGCAGGAGTAAAGTATGAATTTCAGACATTGCCA GTTGATGCAAAAGCTGTGGCTGATGGAGATACAGTGACAGTGTATGTCAGTACAACAGACCCAAGGGAGTCATCTTGTGTTCCTAGAGAAGTACATGTAGCAGCTGTCCAAAGATCACAAGCACGTGCTgagaaaaattatacaaaagCAGATgcaattcacaaaaaaattattgattccGGATATCG GGTACTCAATTTTCAGAACAATGATGAAATCCTCGCTCGAAAGTATCGAATTCGACTAAG GGGAATAGATGCACCAGAGAGTTCAATGCCATATGGGAAAGAAGCAAAGGAGGAGCTCACAAAGATTGTGCAGGGAAAGTGTTTGAGAGTCCTTGTTTATGGGGAAGATCGTTATGGCCGCTGCGTAGGTGACATATATTGCAATGGCAAATTTGTTCAG GAATTTATGCTCAAGAAAGGGTTTGCATGGCACTACACAGCCTATGACCAACGTCCAGAACTTGCAACa TGGGAAAAAGAGGCTCAAGCTAAGCGAGTTGGCCTGTGGGCTTCATCGAATCCTGAGAAGCCATGGGAGTGGAGAAAGGACAAACGTGAAGGTAGATGA